A stretch of Lysinibacillus agricola DNA encodes these proteins:
- a CDS encoding ArsR/SmtB family transcription factor yields MDEKLQNTEVQTNKEQHLDEETLFVVSQTFKALSDPTRIRILNLLCTDEHSVNDIAEILDLGQSTVSHQLRFLKNLRLVKYRREGTTLYYSKDDDHIMNLLKQAIEHAAHN; encoded by the coding sequence ATGGATGAAAAATTACAAAATACAGAGGTTCAGACTAACAAAGAGCAACATTTAGATGAAGAAACGCTATTCGTCGTGTCTCAAACATTTAAGGCATTAAGTGATCCGACAAGAATTCGCATTTTAAATTTATTGTGTACGGATGAACATTCAGTCAACGACATCGCTGAAATTTTAGATTTAGGTCAATCAACAGTTTCACATCAGTTACGTTTCTTGAAAAACTTACGGTTAGTGAAATATAGAAGAGAAGGCACAACCTTATATTATTCAAAAGATGATGATCACATTATGAATTTATTGAAGCAAGCTATTGAGCATGCTGCACATAACTAG
- the asnB gene encoding asparagine synthase (glutamine-hydrolyzing) produces MCGITGWASFQKDLRTSDRILKLMTQTLNKRGPDDENIWCSEHIAFGHRRLAVIDLIGGKQPMKKVHDGANYVITYNGELYNTEELRKELQNRGYVFTTRSDTEVLLTAYIEWKEQCVDFINGIFAFGVWDERSQSLFLCRDRLGVKPLFYTEQQDGLLFASEVKALLAHPLIKTTVNTEGLANIMAVGPSRTPGKSIFQNICELRPGYAMRFSREGIRVWQYWALQSKRHEESLDETIDHVRFLLTDAIERQLVSDVPICTFLSGGLDSSIITGIAANRFQQQNKGTLHTYSIDYEDNERFFNPHAFQTSTDTYWIQKMTDTFSTTHHAEEISQQQLIDFLVESVIVRDSPGMADVDSSLLWFCREIKKDFTVALSGECADEIFGGYPWFTETTTGFPWIRSLSERSTLLQERWRKKLAVESYAQQVYSQTIAEVPYLDGESIEEIRQREMFYLNMVWFMQTLLERKDRMSMGASLEVRVPFADHRLVEYAWNIPWEMKNLGGKEKGLLRKAMQHLLPEEVLYRKKNPYPKTYHPIYTVGVQNWLREIMENKNSILHELFERQKLIELIESGGGSFKVPWYGQLMAGPQLLAYLGQIHTWFELYNIQLIES; encoded by the coding sequence ATGTGTGGTATTACAGGATGGGCTAGCTTTCAAAAGGATTTAAGAACAAGTGATAGAATTCTGAAGTTAATGACGCAAACGTTAAATAAGCGTGGGCCTGATGATGAAAATATTTGGTGTAGTGAACATATTGCATTTGGCCATCGTCGGTTAGCTGTCATAGATTTAATCGGTGGGAAGCAACCAATGAAAAAAGTACATGATGGTGCAAACTATGTCATTACATATAATGGCGAGCTTTATAATACAGAGGAACTACGGAAAGAGCTTCAAAATCGGGGGTATGTTTTTACAACAAGGTCAGATACCGAAGTGTTATTAACTGCTTATATTGAATGGAAAGAGCAGTGTGTTGATTTTATAAATGGAATTTTCGCTTTCGGTGTATGGGATGAACGATCACAATCTCTTTTTTTATGTCGAGATCGACTAGGTGTAAAGCCTTTGTTTTACACAGAACAACAAGACGGCTTGCTTTTTGCATCCGAGGTGAAAGCACTCTTAGCGCATCCGTTGATTAAAACGACCGTCAATACGGAAGGGCTAGCAAATATTATGGCTGTAGGACCGTCTAGAACGCCCGGAAAGTCAATTTTCCAAAATATTTGTGAGCTACGTCCAGGATATGCAATGCGTTTCTCTAGAGAGGGTATACGAGTTTGGCAGTATTGGGCGTTACAAAGTAAACGTCATGAAGAGTCATTAGACGAAACAATTGATCATGTCCGTTTTTTGTTAACTGATGCGATTGAACGACAGCTTGTTTCAGACGTACCGATTTGTACATTTCTTTCAGGTGGTTTAGATTCTAGCATTATTACCGGAATTGCAGCAAACAGGTTTCAGCAACAAAATAAAGGTACACTGCATACGTACTCTATAGACTATGAGGATAATGAACGTTTCTTTAATCCGCATGCTTTTCAAACGTCCACAGACACGTATTGGATTCAAAAAATGACAGATACTTTTAGTACAACACATCATGCTGAGGAAATTTCTCAGCAACAATTAATCGATTTTTTAGTAGAATCTGTCATTGTTAGAGATTCACCGGGGATGGCAGATGTAGATTCATCATTATTATGGTTTTGTCGAGAAATTAAAAAGGACTTTACCGTTGCACTATCAGGTGAATGTGCAGATGAAATTTTCGGTGGTTACCCATGGTTTACAGAAACGACTACAGGTTTCCCTTGGATTCGTTCACTGTCTGAAAGATCAACACTGTTACAAGAGCGGTGGCGTAAGAAATTAGCAGTTGAATCATATGCACAACAGGTATATTCGCAAACAATTGCAGAAGTACCATATCTTGATGGAGAGAGTATTGAGGAAATTAGACAACGTGAAATGTTTTATTTGAATATGGTATGGTTTATGCAAACATTGCTGGAACGAAAAGACCGTATGAGTATGGGAGCGAGTCTTGAAGTTCGTGTTCCATTTGCAGATCATCGCCTTGTGGAATATGCGTGGAATATTCCTTGGGAAATGAAAAATTTGGGTGGTAAGGAAAAGGGTTTACTCCGTAAGGCTATGCAACATTTATTGCCAGAAGAAGTTTTGTATCGAAAGAAGAATCCATATCCTAAAACTTATCATCCAATTTATACAGTAGGTGTTCAAAATTGGCTAAGAGAAATTATGGAGAATAAAAATTCAATTCTTCATGAATTATTTGAGCGACAGAAGCTGATAGAGCTAATTGAATCTGGTGGAGGTTCTTTCAAAGTTCCTTGGTATGGACAATTAATGGCAGGTCCACAGCTTTTGGCTTATCTGGGGCAAATCCATACATGGTTTGAGCTTTATAATATCCAGCTAATTGAATCATAA
- the guaB gene encoding IMP dehydrogenase: MWETKFAKEGLTFDDVLLVPAHSEVLPKDVDLSVQLTPKIKLNIPMVSAGMDTVTESKMAIAMARQGGIGIIHKNMGIDEQAEQVEKVKRSENGVITNPFFLTPTHQVFDAEHLMGKYRISGVPIVDSMENQKLVGIITNRDLRFISDYSLKIEDVMTKEDLITAPIGTTLEDAEKILQQYKIEKLPIVDEEGKLTGLITIKDIEKVIEFPNAAKDVHGRLLVGAAVGVSKDTMMRIEKLVEAQVDIVVIDTAHGHSEGVLQTIRSIRETYPELEIIAGNVATAEGARALFGAGADVVKVGIGPGSICTTRVVAGVGVPQITAVYDCATVARELGKTIIADGGIKYSGDIVKALAAGGNVVMLGSLLAGTSESPGETEIFQGRRFKVYRGMGSIGAMEKGSKDRYFQEDAKKLVPEGIEGRLPYKGPLADTIYQLIGGIRAGMGYCGSANLEFLRENAQFIRMTGAGLRESHPHDVQITKESPNYSM, encoded by the coding sequence ATGTGGGAAACTAAATTTGCCAAAGAAGGTTTAACTTTTGATGATGTATTATTAGTACCAGCTCATTCAGAAGTATTACCGAAAGATGTTGATTTATCAGTTCAACTAACACCGAAGATTAAATTAAATATTCCAATGGTCAGCGCAGGCATGGATACAGTTACAGAGTCTAAAATGGCAATTGCTATGGCACGTCAAGGTGGAATCGGTATTATCCATAAGAACATGGGGATTGATGAGCAAGCTGAACAAGTAGAAAAAGTAAAACGTTCTGAAAATGGTGTTATTACAAACCCATTTTTCTTAACTCCGACTCACCAAGTTTTCGATGCTGAGCATTTAATGGGTAAATACCGAATTTCTGGTGTACCAATTGTTGATAGCATGGAAAACCAAAAGCTAGTAGGGATCATCACAAACCGTGACTTACGTTTTATCTCTGACTATTCTTTAAAAATTGAAGATGTTATGACAAAAGAAGATTTAATTACAGCTCCTATTGGAACGACTTTAGAGGATGCTGAAAAGATTCTTCAACAATATAAAATCGAAAAGCTACCAATTGTAGATGAAGAAGGTAAATTAACGGGATTAATTACAATTAAGGATATTGAAAAGGTAATTGAATTCCCTAATGCTGCAAAAGACGTACATGGTCGTTTGTTAGTAGGGGCAGCAGTTGGTGTTTCAAAAGATACGATGATGCGTATTGAGAAGCTTGTTGAAGCACAAGTAGACATCGTAGTAATCGATACAGCTCACGGTCATTCTGAGGGCGTATTACAAACAATTCGCTCTATCCGTGAAACGTATCCAGAGCTTGAAATTATCGCTGGTAATGTAGCAACAGCTGAGGGAGCACGCGCATTATTTGGAGCTGGTGCAGATGTAGTGAAAGTTGGTATTGGTCCAGGATCTATCTGTACTACTCGCGTTGTAGCTGGTGTTGGTGTACCTCAAATTACAGCTGTTTACGATTGTGCAACAGTAGCTCGTGAACTTGGTAAAACAATTATTGCTGATGGAGGCATTAAATACTCTGGGGACATCGTAAAGGCTCTTGCAGCGGGTGGTAACGTTGTAATGCTTGGTTCACTTCTTGCAGGTACTTCTGAATCTCCTGGTGAAACTGAAATCTTCCAAGGACGTCGTTTCAAAGTTTACCGTGGTATGGGTTCAATCGGAGCTATGGAAAAAGGTTCAAAAGATCGTTACTTCCAAGAGGATGCGAAAAAATTAGTACCAGAGGGTATTGAAGGTCGTCTTCCATACAAAGGACCACTAGCAGATACAATTTACCAACTAATCGGTGGTATTCGTGCAGGTATGGGCTATTGCGGATCAGCTAACCTTGAGTTCTTACGTGAAAATGCTCAATTTATTCGAATGACAGGTGCAGGTCTACGTGAATCACATCCACATGATGTACAAATCACAAAAGAATCACCAAACTATTCGATGTAA
- a CDS encoding PLP-dependent aminotransferase family protein encodes MDMLLFQLEKNGEKPLYDQLYSGIKEAIITNKIAVGEKLPSKRKLADFLNISQTTIEIAYAQLLAEGYIMSKSRVGYFVEEIDELPYIQQDTIVPLNEQPKKKSYKIDFNPGSIDIDAFPFQTWRKYAKELFDDTSKELLLTGEPQGELSLRTEIANYLFQSRGVVCSPEQIVIGSGTEQLLPMILRLFSDNTCFALENPGYPAVHRMFSQHKRKVYPIAVDDEGIIIHELEKTSADVVYITPSHQFPTGAVLSATRRAQALNWAAQSSSRYIIEDDYDSEFRYTGKPIPALHALDRNDKVIYMSTFTKSLMPSLRVAYFVLPTKLLATYNDVFNYYSSTVPRFDQHIVANFMHDGHFAKHLNRMRKVYRKKHEKLTSILENYSNQIKITGEQAGMHILLDVQHALSEKQLQQLASNAEIGIYPLSDYRLDYSTTSQAQFLLGFGGIPVHEIEPSIEKLMDCWDIQKKHPSTSP; translated from the coding sequence ATGGACATGCTATTATTTCAGCTAGAAAAAAATGGTGAAAAACCGCTCTATGACCAGCTTTATAGCGGTATTAAAGAAGCTATTATTACAAATAAAATTGCAGTAGGAGAAAAATTACCATCAAAAAGAAAATTAGCCGATTTTTTGAATATTTCTCAAACAACAATTGAAATTGCGTATGCACAGCTACTTGCAGAAGGCTATATTATGTCTAAATCCCGTGTTGGTTATTTTGTAGAGGAAATTGACGAGCTTCCGTATATTCAGCAGGACACAATAGTTCCCTTAAACGAACAACCTAAGAAAAAATCGTACAAGATAGATTTTAATCCTGGTTCCATCGATATCGATGCCTTCCCTTTTCAAACATGGCGAAAATATGCGAAAGAGCTTTTTGATGATACCTCAAAGGAATTATTATTAACGGGTGAGCCTCAGGGAGAGCTATCTTTACGTACGGAGATTGCTAATTATTTATTTCAATCACGCGGAGTTGTTTGTAGTCCTGAACAAATTGTTATCGGCTCAGGAACAGAGCAACTTCTACCAATGATTTTGCGCCTCTTTAGTGACAACACTTGCTTTGCGCTTGAAAATCCAGGCTATCCAGCTGTGCATCGTATGTTTTCTCAGCATAAACGAAAAGTTTATCCTATTGCAGTCGATGATGAAGGAATTATTATTCATGAGCTCGAAAAAACTAGCGCTGACGTTGTTTATATCACGCCATCACACCAATTCCCAACAGGAGCAGTATTATCGGCAACGAGACGTGCACAAGCTTTAAATTGGGCCGCACAAAGCTCCTCCCGATATATTATTGAAGATGATTATGATTCCGAATTTCGTTATACTGGAAAACCGATTCCTGCACTTCATGCATTAGATCGAAATGATAAAGTCATTTATATGAGTACATTTACAAAATCATTAATGCCGTCCTTGCGTGTTGCTTATTTTGTACTTCCAACAAAATTACTTGCAACTTATAATGATGTATTTAATTACTATTCATCAACAGTACCTCGTTTCGACCAGCACATCGTTGCTAATTTTATGCATGACGGTCATTTTGCAAAGCATTTAAATCGAATGAGGAAAGTTTATCGAAAAAAGCATGAAAAACTTACTTCTATTTTAGAAAACTATTCTAATCAAATTAAAATTACTGGTGAGCAAGCAGGAATGCATATTTTACTGGATGTACAACATGCTTTGTCTGAAAAGCAATTACAGCAGCTTGCCTCCAATGCGGAAATCGGGATCTATCCGCTATCTGATTATCGCTTAGATTACTCTACAACCTCACAAGCTCAATTTTTATTAGGCTTTGGAGGTATACCTGTACATGAAATTGAACCATCTATTGAAAAGCTAATGGACTGTTGGGATATACAGAAAAAACACCCATCAACCTCACCATAA
- the tadA gene encoding tRNA adenosine(34) deaminase TadA — protein MDIFETDRLFMNSALEEAKKAALLGEVPIGAVLVYDGEIIAQAHNLRETTQNATTHAELMVIQEACKKIGSWRLEKTTLYVTLEPCPMCAGAILQSRVPRVVYGARDIKAGCVDSLYRLLNDARFNHECEVIEGILAVECGQILTDFFRALRERKKAEKKARQASIAENGEF, from the coding sequence GTGGATATTTTTGAAACAGACCGATTGTTTATGAACAGTGCACTGGAAGAAGCAAAGAAAGCCGCTTTACTTGGAGAAGTACCCATAGGAGCTGTACTTGTCTACGATGGAGAGATTATTGCACAGGCTCATAATTTGCGAGAAACAACACAAAATGCGACGACGCACGCTGAACTAATGGTTATTCAAGAGGCTTGTAAAAAAATAGGGAGCTGGCGCCTTGAAAAAACAACACTCTATGTGACGCTTGAACCTTGCCCTATGTGTGCAGGTGCCATTTTGCAATCTCGTGTGCCGCGCGTTGTATATGGTGCAAGAGATATAAAAGCAGGCTGTGTAGATTCACTCTATCGTTTATTAAACGATGCACGCTTTAACCATGAATGTGAAGTCATAGAAGGAATTTTAGCCGTGGAATGCGGACAAATCTTAACCGACTTTTTCCGAGCTTTACGCGAACGAAAAAAGGCCGAAAAAAAGGCACGACAAGCATCAATTGCTGAAAATGGGGAATTTTAA
- the pdxT gene encoding pyridoxal 5'-phosphate synthase glutaminase subunit PdxT, producing MKRIGVLALQGAVREHVQMLESLGCEAVLVKQANDLEQLDGLVLPGGESTTMRKLLNRYELLEPIRTVAKQGLPMFGTCAGLILLAKELVDYESHLAVMDVVVARNSYGRQVDSFEVKLDIPEIGAAIPAVFIRAPHIVSVGEGVEVLAEHDGKIVLAKDDHLLGCSFHPELTSDARILEYFVSSMV from the coding sequence ATGAAGCGAATCGGTGTTTTAGCATTACAAGGAGCGGTGCGAGAGCATGTGCAAATGTTAGAGTCACTTGGATGCGAAGCTGTCTTAGTAAAACAAGCGAATGATTTAGAGCAGCTTGATGGACTTGTGTTGCCTGGTGGAGAAAGCACAACGATGCGAAAATTGCTGAATCGATATGAGCTATTGGAGCCAATTCGCACAGTTGCTAAACAAGGATTGCCGATGTTTGGAACATGTGCAGGATTGATTTTATTGGCAAAGGAATTAGTGGATTATGAGTCACATTTAGCCGTAATGGATGTGGTAGTTGCACGGAATTCTTATGGACGTCAAGTGGACAGCTTTGAAGTGAAGCTCGATATACCTGAAATAGGTGCAGCAATTCCAGCTGTTTTTATACGTGCGCCACATATTGTTTCTGTAGGTGAAGGTGTTGAAGTATTAGCAGAGCATGACGGGAAAATCGTATTAGCAAAGGACGATCATTTATTAGGCTGTTCATTCCATCCTGAATTAACGTCAGATGCACGTATTCTTGAATATTTTGTATCGTCTATGGTATGA
- a CDS encoding patatin-like phospholipase family protein — MWIDGVFSGGGLKGFALVGAYQVLEAENFRFKRVAGTSAGAILATFIAAGYSGKEIQTMLEELDVPSLLDPRKTILPFPFMKWVNVYHHLGLYKGKALEKWFFQKLANKGIYTFGDLPRDSLKLVASDLTNGRMIVLPDDLHNYHIDARDFSVACALRMSCGIPFFFEPVTLKTGKGESVIVDGGVLSNFPLWVFDDREGRKVRPIIGLKLSRRREEQRPHEIKNGLNLFEALFSTMKDAHDERYISRRHERDIIFIPVDDYSATQFDLDEETKETLLEIGRNRTIQFLKTWPRFKL, encoded by the coding sequence TTGTGGATTGATGGTGTTTTTTCTGGAGGAGGTTTGAAGGGGTTTGCGCTAGTTGGTGCGTATCAAGTACTAGAAGCTGAAAATTTTCGCTTTAAACGGGTAGCAGGGACGAGTGCTGGGGCTATTTTAGCTACTTTCATAGCTGCAGGATATAGCGGAAAAGAAATCCAAACTATGTTAGAAGAGTTGGATGTACCTTCATTACTAGATCCAAGGAAAACAATCTTACCATTTCCGTTTATGAAGTGGGTTAATGTTTATCACCATTTAGGTTTATATAAAGGAAAAGCATTAGAGAAATGGTTTTTCCAGAAATTAGCGAACAAAGGAATATATACTTTCGGAGATTTACCTAGAGATTCATTAAAATTAGTGGCATCAGATTTAACAAATGGCAGAATGATTGTTTTACCAGACGATTTACACAATTATCATATTGATGCAAGGGATTTTTCAGTTGCATGTGCCTTACGTATGAGCTGTGGTATACCATTTTTCTTTGAACCTGTTACGTTAAAAACGGGAAAAGGAGAGTCGGTTATTGTAGATGGTGGTGTATTGAGTAATTTTCCGTTATGGGTATTTGACGATAGAGAAGGACGTAAAGTACGACCAATTATAGGACTTAAATTGAGTAGACGTAGAGAAGAACAACGACCACATGAAATTAAAAATGGATTAAATTTATTTGAAGCTTTATTTTCAACTATGAAAGATGCTCATGATGAAAGGTATATCTCAAGACGACATGAAAGAGATATTATTTTCATTCCTGTTGATGATTATAGTGCCACGCAATTTGATTTAGATGAAGAGACTAAAGAAACGCTTTTAGAAATTGGAAGGAACCGTACTATTCAATTTTTAAAGACGTGGCCAAGATTTAAGTTATAA
- the pdxS gene encoding pyridoxal 5'-phosphate synthase lyase subunit PdxS: MKQTGTELVKRGMAEMQKGGVIMDVINAEQAKIAEAAGAVAVMALERVPSDIRKAGGVARMADPRIVEEVMGAVSIPVMAKARIGHIVEARVLEAMGVDYIDESEVLTPADEEFHLLKSDYTVPFVCGCRDLGEAARRIGEGASMLRTKGEPGTGNIVEAVRHIRKVNAQVRKVVGMTEDELMTEAKLLGAPFELLREIKRLGRLPVVNFAAGGVATPADAALMMELGADGVFVGSGIFKSENPEKFARAIVEATTHYKDYKLIANISKELGVPMKGIDIAQLSQNERMQERGW; the protein is encoded by the coding sequence ATGAAACAAACAGGTACAGAGTTAGTAAAACGCGGGATGGCGGAAATGCAAAAGGGTGGCGTCATTATGGATGTTATTAATGCAGAGCAAGCGAAAATTGCGGAAGCGGCAGGAGCTGTAGCTGTCATGGCATTAGAACGAGTACCATCAGATATTCGCAAGGCGGGTGGTGTTGCACGCATGGCCGATCCTCGTATTGTCGAGGAGGTAATGGGTGCTGTATCCATTCCTGTCATGGCTAAAGCACGTATTGGACATATTGTTGAAGCAAGAGTTTTAGAAGCAATGGGCGTCGATTATATTGATGAAAGTGAAGTATTAACTCCAGCAGACGAAGAGTTTCATTTATTAAAAAGTGATTACACAGTACCATTTGTTTGTGGCTGTCGCGATTTAGGGGAAGCAGCTCGACGCATTGGTGAGGGAGCTTCCATGCTACGAACTAAAGGTGAACCGGGGACGGGTAATATTGTAGAGGCTGTTCGCCATATTCGTAAAGTGAATGCGCAAGTACGTAAGGTAGTAGGGATGACTGAGGACGAGTTAATGACAGAGGCTAAATTACTTGGTGCTCCTTTTGAATTATTAAGAGAAATTAAGCGTCTTGGCCGTTTACCAGTCGTGAATTTTGCAGCAGGTGGAGTTGCTACGCCAGCTGATGCGGCATTAATGATGGAGCTTGGAGCAGACGGTGTATTCGTTGGTTCTGGTATTTTTAAATCAGAAAACCCAGAAAAATTTGCCCGTGCAATTGTGGAAGCTACTACGCATTATAAGGACTACAAGCTAATTGCTAACATTTCAAAAGAGCTAGGTGTTCCGATGAAAGGTATTGATATTGCTCAGCTTAGTCAAAATGAGCGTATGCAAGAGCGAGGCTGGTAA
- the serS gene encoding serine--tRNA ligase, producing the protein MLDIKRVRDNFAEVKEMLLTRNEDLGNLDDFEQLDAKRRELIAKTEELKAERNKVSEQISIMKRNKENADEVIARMRQVGDEIKELDVQLNDVEERFKDMMMRLPNVPHESVPVGTTEDDNVEEYTWGEVPTFDFDIKAHWDIATDLQIVDFERGAKVTGSRFLFYRGLGARLERALMMFMMDLHAEEHGYEEMLPPVIVNRDSLTGTGQLPKFEEDVFKLDDTDYFMIPTAEVPVTNFYRDEILTAEALPQGFAAYSACFRSEAGSAGRDTRGLIRQHQFNKVELVRFVKPEESYEQLELLTGHAEKVLQLLGLPYRKLKMCTADLGFTAAKKYDLEVWIPAQNMYREISSCSNFEDFQARRANIRFRREPNAKPEYVHTLNGSGLAIGRTVAAILENYQQQDGSVVIPEVLRPYMGGKEVIAPK; encoded by the coding sequence ATGTTAGATATTAAACGCGTGCGCGACAATTTCGCGGAAGTTAAAGAAATGCTATTAACACGTAATGAGGATTTAGGAAACTTAGACGACTTTGAACAATTAGATGCAAAGCGTCGTGAATTAATTGCAAAAACAGAAGAGCTTAAAGCTGAACGTAATAAAGTATCTGAGCAAATTTCTATCATGAAGCGCAATAAAGAAAATGCGGATGAAGTTATTGCACGTATGCGTCAGGTTGGCGATGAAATTAAAGAGCTAGATGTCCAATTAAATGATGTAGAAGAACGCTTTAAAGATATGATGATGCGTTTACCAAACGTTCCACATGAATCTGTACCAGTTGGCACAACCGAGGACGATAATGTGGAGGAATATACTTGGGGCGAGGTTCCAACATTTGATTTTGACATTAAAGCACACTGGGATATCGCTACGGACTTACAAATTGTAGACTTTGAACGTGGTGCAAAAGTGACTGGTAGTCGTTTCTTATTCTATCGAGGTCTTGGTGCTCGTTTAGAACGTGCATTAATGATGTTTATGATGGACTTACATGCAGAAGAGCATGGTTATGAAGAAATGTTACCACCTGTAATTGTCAATCGTGATAGCTTAACAGGTACAGGACAACTACCTAAATTTGAAGAAGATGTCTTTAAGTTAGATGACACAGATTATTTCATGATTCCAACAGCAGAAGTACCTGTGACAAACTTCTATCGTGATGAAATTTTAACAGCTGAAGCATTACCACAGGGCTTTGCAGCATACAGTGCTTGCTTCCGTTCAGAGGCAGGTTCTGCGGGTCGCGACACACGTGGTTTAATTCGCCAACACCAATTCAACAAAGTAGAATTAGTACGCTTTGTAAAACCAGAAGAATCTTACGAACAGCTAGAACTATTAACAGGTCATGCTGAAAAAGTACTACAATTATTAGGTTTACCATACCGCAAACTAAAAATGTGTACAGCTGATTTAGGCTTTACTGCAGCGAAAAAGTACGATTTAGAGGTATGGATTCCAGCTCAAAATATGTACCGTGAAATCTCTTCATGCTCAAACTTTGAAGATTTCCAAGCACGCCGAGCAAATATTCGCTTCCGTCGTGAACCAAATGCAAAGCCAGAGTATGTACACACATTAAACGGCTCAGGTCTTGCGATTGGCCGTACAGTAGCAGCAATCCTAGAAAACTATCAGCAACAAGATGGAAGCGTAGTGATTCCAGAAGTATTAAGACCGTATATGGGCGGGAAAGAAGTAATTGCTCCGAAATAA
- a CDS encoding D-alanyl-D-alanine carboxypeptidase family protein, whose protein sequence is MKKTMNTVIRLLLIPVLLLSVLAGIPAKANAETDLGLHVDAAILIDADSGKILYEQNADTSLGIASMTKMMTEYLLLDAIKAGTVKWDQEYHVTDYTYKMSQNRALSNVPLRRDGSYTIRELYEAMAIYSANAATVAIAETIAGTETEFLKLMNKKAEELGLKDYKFVNSTGLNNADLFGMQPAGTGPNDENVMPAKSVAKLAYHLLKDHPDVLKTSKIAKKTFREGTEDAINMENWNFMLPGLVFQYEGVDGLKTGTTDFAGHCFTGTAERNGTRLISVVMKAVDTQGQGSRKARFDETAKLLNYGFSQFSKQEIIPANYTFKDQETVKVTKGKENKVAIAVKEPVSFMIKSSDKDLYKPKLVLDKKSLEAEVKKDTVVGKVVIERSEGTDYGFVDGKDLSVDVVTTEAVERASGISLFFQGVGSFFGSLWSGITDFVGGLF, encoded by the coding sequence GTGAAAAAGACAATGAACACCGTAATTCGCTTGCTCCTAATTCCTGTTTTGTTATTGAGTGTTTTAGCAGGTATTCCAGCGAAGGCAAATGCAGAAACAGATTTAGGACTACACGTGGATGCTGCGATTTTAATTGACGCAGATTCAGGGAAAATTTTATATGAACAAAATGCAGATACTTCACTAGGTATCGCGAGTATGACAAAAATGATGACTGAATATCTGTTATTGGATGCAATTAAAGCAGGTACAGTTAAGTGGGATCAGGAATATCACGTAACTGATTATACGTATAAAATGTCTCAAAACCGTGCGTTAAGTAATGTACCATTACGTAGAGATGGAAGTTACACAATTCGTGAATTATATGAGGCGATGGCAATTTACTCTGCAAATGCTGCTACAGTAGCTATAGCAGAAACAATTGCAGGTACTGAAACTGAGTTTTTAAAGCTTATGAATAAAAAGGCAGAAGAGCTTGGTCTTAAAGACTATAAATTCGTGAATTCTACTGGTCTTAACAATGCAGATTTATTTGGTATGCAGCCAGCTGGTACTGGACCAAATGATGAAAACGTAATGCCTGCTAAATCTGTAGCAAAATTAGCATATCATTTACTAAAAGATCATCCAGACGTATTAAAAACGTCTAAAATTGCAAAAAAGACGTTCCGTGAAGGTACAGAAGATGCAATTAACATGGAGAACTGGAACTTTATGTTGCCAGGATTAGTGTTCCAATATGAAGGTGTTGACGGATTAAAAACAGGTACAACAGACTTTGCTGGACATTGCTTTACAGGTACAGCAGAGCGCAATGGTACACGTTTAATTTCTGTTGTTATGAAGGCTGTAGATACACAAGGACAGGGCTCAAGAAAAGCGCGCTTCGATGAAACAGCTAAATTGCTTAACTATGGTTTCTCACAATTCTCGAAACAAGAAATTATTCCGGCGAACTATACGTTTAAAGATCAAGAAACAGTAAAAGTTACAAAAGGTAAAGAAAACAAAGTAGCGATTGCTGTTAAAGAACCAGTTTCATTTATGATAAAGTCATCTGATAAAGACTTATATAAACCTAAACTAGTATTAGATAAAAAGAGTCTTGAGGCAGAGGTTAAGAAGGATACAGTTGTCGGAAAGGTAGTTATTGAGCGCTCAGAAGGCACAGATTACGGCTTTGTTGATGGCAAGGACCTTTCAGTCGATGTTGTCACTACAGAGGCTGTGGAGCGTGCTAGTGGTATCTCATTATTCTTCCAAGGTGTTGGTAGCTTCTTCGGCAGCCTATGGAGCGGCATTACTGACTTTGTTGGTGGCTTATTTTAA